A genome region from Dysgonomonadaceae bacterium PH5-43 includes the following:
- a CDS encoding ribonuclease HII (product_source=KO:K03470; cath_funfam=3.30.420.10; cog=COG0164; ko=KO:K03470; pfam=PF01351; superfamily=53098) has protein sequence MLLPYLNKELIEAGCDEAGRGCLAGPVFAAAVILPSGFINEHLNDSKQLTEKQREKLRPIIEQEATAWAVGVVLPEEIDKINILNASILAMHRAVEQLIVTPQHLLIDGNRFKKYQNIPHTTVIKGDGKYLSIAAASILAKTHRDEYMTKLHNEYPDYAWDKNKGYPTKAHYKGLEDFGITPHHRLSFALTQKDKQLSFDF, from the coding sequence ATGTTGCTCCCTTATTTGAATAAAGAACTAATAGAAGCGGGCTGCGATGAAGCAGGCAGAGGCTGCCTTGCAGGTCCTGTTTTTGCGGCAGCCGTAATTCTTCCCTCTGGTTTTATAAACGAACATCTCAACGATTCTAAGCAGTTGACGGAGAAACAAAGAGAAAAACTTCGTCCTATAATAGAACAAGAAGCGACAGCTTGGGCTGTAGGTGTGGTATTGCCCGAAGAGATAGACAAAATTAATATCCTTAACGCCTCAATCTTGGCAATGCACAGAGCCGTAGAGCAATTAATCGTTACACCTCAACATCTTCTTATTGATGGAAATCGCTTTAAGAAGTACCAAAATATTCCACATACAACAGTAATTAAAGGCGATGGAAAGTATCTTTCTATCGCCGCAGCATCTATTCTGGCAAAAACTCACCGCGATGAGTATATGACTAAGCTTCACAACGAATACCCTGATTATGCTTGGGATAAAAACAAAGGATATCCTACAAAAGCACACTACAAAGGATTGGAAGACTTTGGGATAACTCCTCATCACAGACTC
- a CDS encoding Fe-S cluster assembly protein SufD (product_source=KO:K09015; cog=COG0719; ko=KO:K09015; pfam=PF01458,PF19295; superfamily=101960; tigrfam=TIGR01981) produces MKQYIDFFKTQRAQIETNCSPIINKERDRAAEIFEQHSFPKYKSEDYQYLNLEELLSPDFGFYLDYKGENINPDRVFRCNIPSITSSLRFTVNGHYCEESGVSSLPEGVFAGSFNEFANSYPEIFKKHYNRLAMNNANPVEAFNAMFVQDGFALYVPKGVVIEEPIQITNIVNGKIDSLVNRRILIILEEASQAKVLVCDHSANEDTCYAITQVAEIFVNDNAVLDFYELEESSRKTFRLATTYIEQKESSNVLAHTITLNNGTTRNNYVINLDGERAETNLYGMAIVDGEQMVDNNTLINHNVAHCHSNELFKYLLDDKAKGVFAGQIAVAQLAEKTVSYQNNKNLLGSKSCEMHSKPQLIIYADDVKCSHGMTTGQLDETALFYMRSRGISLDEAQLLLKYAFANEVIEHIRLESLKTRLHLLTEKRFRGELVRCRECI; encoded by the coding sequence ATGAAACAATATATAGATTTTTTCAAGACGCAAAGGGCGCAAATAGAAACTAACTGCTCTCCTATTATTAACAAAGAAAGAGATAGAGCTGCCGAAATATTTGAACAACATAGTTTCCCGAAATACAAATCAGAAGATTATCAATACTTGAACTTAGAAGAATTGTTAAGTCCTGACTTTGGATTTTATCTTGATTACAAAGGAGAGAATATTAATCCTGACAGAGTTTTCAGATGCAACATACCAAGTATTACATCTTCGTTGCGTTTTACTGTAAACGGACACTACTGCGAAGAGTCTGGCGTTAGCTCTCTTCCCGAAGGTGTGTTCGCTGGTAGTTTTAATGAGTTTGCAAATTCATATCCCGAAATATTTAAGAAACACTATAATAGGTTGGCGATGAACAATGCCAATCCCGTTGAGGCGTTTAATGCTATGTTTGTTCAAGATGGTTTTGCATTATACGTTCCTAAAGGTGTAGTTATAGAAGAGCCAATTCAGATTACTAATATTGTTAACGGTAAAATCGATTCGTTAGTTAATCGTCGTATACTTATAATACTGGAAGAAGCTTCGCAAGCTAAAGTTTTGGTTTGCGACCATTCTGCAAATGAGGATACTTGTTACGCCATAACTCAAGTAGCTGAAATATTTGTAAACGATAATGCGGTATTAGACTTCTATGAGTTAGAAGAAAGTAGTAGAAAAACCTTTCGTTTAGCAACTACTTACATTGAACAAAAAGAATCGTCGAACGTATTAGCCCACACAATAACTCTGAATAACGGAACTACTCGCAATAATTACGTTATAAACTTAGACGGAGAGCGCGCCGAAACTAATCTCTACGGTATGGCAATAGTTGATGGCGAACAAATGGTGGACAACAATACTCTTATAAATCATAATGTAGCGCACTGCCATAGCAATGAGTTGTTTAAGTATCTGTTAGACGATAAGGCTAAAGGTGTGTTTGCCGGACAAATAGCTGTTGCTCAATTAGCTGAAAAGACTGTCTCTTATCAAAATAATAAAAATTTACTTGGTAGTAAAAGTTGTGAGATGCACTCTAAACCTCAGTTGATAATATATGCCGACGATGTGAAATGCTCGCACGGAATGACTACTGGTCAGCTCGACGAAACGGCTTTGTTCTATATGCGCTCTCGAGGAATTTCTCTTGATGAGGCTCAACTTCTTTTGAAATACGCTTTCGCTAACGAAGTTATTGAACATATTAGATTAGAGTCGCTAAAAACAAGATTACATTTACTAACCGAAAAACGATTTAGAGGAGAATTAGTGAGATGCAGAGAATGTATTTAA
- a CDS encoding cysteine desulfurase/selenocysteine lyase (product_source=KO:K11717; cath_funfam=3.40.640.10; cog=COG0520; ko=KO:K11717; pfam=PF00266; superfamily=53383; tigrfam=TIGR01979): MYLNVEEIRKDFPILHQEVYGKPLVYLDNAATTQKPIQVIKKIEEVYSSINANIHRGVHYLSQRATESHEEARKAVQQYINAASSNEIIFTRGATESINLVASSFCRSQCKPGDEVILTTMEHHANIVPWQLQQDITGIKINVVPINDKGEMRIEDLAELISSKTKLISIAHVSNVLGTINPVEDIVKLAHNYGIPVMLDCAQSVQHIPLDVQALDCDFMVFSSHKMYGPTGIGILYGKEKWLDKLPPYQGGGEMIAHVSFEKTTFNELPFKFEAGTPDYVGSAALIEAIKYINRIGLDNINAYEDYLLKYATEKLNAIDGMRIIGLAEQKSSVISFLVKNIHHYDMGMLLDRLGIAVRTGHHCAQPLMEFFGIEGTVRASFSFYNTVEEIDILAEGIERVAGMF; encoded by the coding sequence ATGTATTTAAATGTAGAAGAAATAAGAAAAGATTTCCCTATACTTCATCAAGAAGTGTATGGCAAACCTTTGGTTTATTTAGATAATGCGGCAACTACACAGAAACCTATTCAAGTGATAAAAAAGATTGAAGAAGTTTATTCTTCTATCAATGCTAATATACACAGAGGAGTACATTATCTTAGTCAGCGAGCAACCGAATCGCACGAAGAAGCTCGTAAAGCTGTGCAACAATACATCAATGCTGCAAGTTCTAACGAGATTATATTTACTCGCGGTGCTACCGAATCTATAAATCTTGTGGCTTCAAGTTTCTGTCGTTCGCAATGTAAGCCAGGCGATGAGGTAATTCTTACCACTATGGAGCATCACGCTAATATAGTGCCTTGGCAACTTCAACAAGATATTACCGGAATTAAGATAAACGTTGTGCCGATTAACGATAAGGGAGAGATGCGTATCGAAGACTTAGCAGAACTAATATCTTCTAAAACTAAACTTATTTCTATCGCACACGTGTCTAATGTGCTTGGCACTATAAATCCTGTTGAAGACATTGTAAAGCTTGCTCATAATTATGGTATACCCGTAATGTTAGACTGCGCTCAATCGGTTCAGCATATACCTTTAGATGTTCAGGCTTTAGATTGCGACTTTATGGTTTTCTCTTCTCATAAAATGTACGGACCAACGGGTATAGGTATTCTTTATGGAAAAGAAAAATGGTTAGACAAACTGCCTCCTTATCAGGGAGGGGGAGAGATGATTGCTCACGTAAGTTTTGAGAAAACAACCTTTAATGAACTTCCGTTTAAGTTCGAAGCCGGAACTCCTGATTATGTTGGTTCTGCCGCTTTGATTGAAGCTATAAAATACATCAATCGTATAGGTTTAGATAATATTAATGCCTACGAAGACTATCTTTTGAAGTATGCCACAGAGAAACTTAATGCTATAGATGGTATGCGTATCATAGGTTTGGCAGAACAAAAAAGCTCTGTAATCTCTTTCTTGGTGAAAAATATACACCACTACGATATGGGTATGTTGTTAGATAGATTAGGTATAGCCGTGCGCACGGGGCATCATTGTGCTCAACCTCTTATGGAGTTTTTCGGAATAGAAGGAACGGTAAGAGCTTCTTTTTCTTTCTACAACACGGTAGAAGAAATAGATATACTCGCAGAAGGCATAGAGCGAGTTGCTGGAATGTTCTGA